Proteins from one Syngnathoides biaculeatus isolate LvHL_M chromosome 8, ASM1980259v1, whole genome shotgun sequence genomic window:
- the LOC133505312 gene encoding uncharacterized protein LOC133505312, whose product MLQEASSAQAVDINPTDLVHSKSCETEKVAGKKQWKQKQSKRLSQAKKEKLDRAQDQRSLNLGAAFQRWRDFRQERGFNTDAELATFLLDFVCTKDTHTGNQDNLKNPKVNKLKEECQHLDNNDPKLTLVKWLVPVLKKESWVKSSGRGPGEHGEKGTKDDSVDAPLEDEVLDSRGRFKEEDAEPEAEWQPYEDQPVSYSGYNVPDLSDNADLSEMATVNKMTIKLEPDEEQHVDVKKEMKEELKIENPLLPVFDAGWKTCETDPKHGQDGGRPAVQVKMESERSDLKRAREENGGHNEDEQTQKKRSIPLDRDGHHGGGLRCQDAGQDRDFPRGCKEDELNQTLTSLLTEVAHLTFLTDKLSAHVREMCRKQVSFSLHSKK is encoded by the exons atgttgcaggaagcatcttctgcacaagcgGTTGACATCAACCCAACAGAtttggtacattccaaaagttgTGAGACTGAAAAAGTTGCAGGG AAGAAACAGTGGAAACAGAAGCAGAGCAAAAGATTATCACAGGCAAAAAAGGAGAAATTGGACAgagcccaagaccaaagaagcCTGAACTTAGGAGCTGCCTTTCAGAGGTGGAGGGACTTCAGGCAGGAGAGAGGATTCAATACAGATGCAGAATTAGCAACATTTCTGCTTGACTT TGTTTGTACTAAGGACACTCACACTGGCAACCAAGATAACCTGAAGAATCCGAAAGTtaacaagctgaaagaagagtGCCAGCACCTGGACAACAACGACCCGAAGCTGACCCTGGTTAAGTGGCTTGTACCTGTGCTGAAGAAAGAGTCGTGGGTCAAGTCATCCGGCCGAGGGCCCGGGGAGCATGGCGAAAAAGGCACAAAGGATGATAGTG TTGATGCGCCGCTAGAAGATGAAGTTTTAGATTCCCGTGGCCGCTTCAAGGAAGAGGATGCTGAGCCAGAGGCCGAATGGCAGCCGTACGAGGATCAGCCGGTGTCGTACTCTGGCTACAATGTGCCGGACTTGAGTGACAACGCAGACCTCTCCGAAATGGCCACCGTCAACAAAATGACCATCAAACTTGAACCGGATGAGGAGCAACATGTTGACGTCAAAAAAG AAATGAAAGAGGAGCTCAAAATTGAGAACCCCCTGCTGCCAGTCTTTGATGCCGGGTGGAAGACATGCGAGACAGACCCGAAACACGGACAGGATGGAGGCCGTCCTGCTGTGCAGGTGAAGATGGAGTCTGAGAGAAGCGACCTAAAGCGAGCACGTGAGGAGAACGGGGGCCACAATGAAGATGAGCAAACCCAGAAGAAGAG GAGTATCCCACTGGATCGAGATGGGCAtcatggtggtggacttcggtGCCAAGATGCTGGGCAAGACCGTGATTTTCCTCGGGGTTGCAAGGAGGATGAGCTGAACCAGACGCTCACCAGCCTACTGACTGAAGTAGCCCATCTCACATTTCTCACTGACAAGTTAAGCGCTCACGTGAGAGAGATGTGCAGGAAGCAGGTCTCCTTTTCGCTACACTCCAAAAAGTGA